Proteins encoded together in one Rossellomorea sp. y25 window:
- a CDS encoding anti-sigma factor, which translates to MKPCPEEIIEYMHDYLDGDLNREKEGTLKQHLQECSDCQHHFHELKKAIAFVQSTSHISASTDFTDKVMSRLPKEKKKVGVQRWFRHHPLLTAAALFLFFMTGSFLTSWNDDQAFSFTKNAKLVVQDHTVVVPEGEVVNGDLTVRNGDVKIEGKVTGNVTVINGKQYLASAGSVTGEIHEIDEAFEWLWYQIKKGAKDTLDWGNSQLEEK; encoded by the coding sequence ATGAAGCCTTGTCCTGAAGAAATCATTGAGTATATGCATGATTATTTAGATGGAGATTTAAATAGAGAAAAAGAAGGAACGCTGAAACAACATTTGCAGGAATGCAGTGATTGCCAGCACCACTTCCATGAGCTGAAAAAAGCAATTGCGTTTGTACAGAGCACATCTCATATTAGTGCTTCTACAGACTTTACGGATAAAGTCATGTCAAGATTACCGAAAGAGAAGAAGAAGGTTGGGGTCCAGAGGTGGTTTAGGCACCATCCGTTACTCACGGCTGCTGCACTATTTCTGTTCTTTATGACCGGGAGCTTCCTCACTTCCTGGAATGATGATCAGGCTTTCTCTTTTACGAAAAATGCTAAATTAGTCGTTCAGGATCATACGGTTGTCGTTCCTGAAGGTGAAGTCGTAAACGGGGATCTGACGGTTCGAAACGGCGATGTGAAAATTGAAGGAAAAGTAACAGGGAATGTCACGGTCATCAACGGAAAGCAGTACTTGGCTTCTGCAGGGAGCGTGACAGGAGAGATCCATGAAATCGATGAGGCATTTGAGTGGCTTTGGTACCAGATCAAAAAAGGGGCTAAAGACACCTTGGATTGGGGAAATTCGCAACTTGAAGAAAAGTAG
- the cdaA gene encoding diadenylate cyclase CdaA has product MPFINIFSDYSALDYVSDIVDILVVWFVIYKLIMLIKGTKAVQLLKGIFVIIIVRGLSSIFGLDTLGWMMEQALTWGFLAIIIIFQPELRRALEQLGRGRLFSRSGLQEEEEQEQMIESMTKAVSYMAKRRIGALLTLERETGMSDYIETGIPLNAKITSQLLINIFIPNTPLHDGAVIIQKSQIAAAACYLPLSESPFISKELGTRHRAALGVSEVTDSITIVVSEETGAISITKNGELHRDLSLERFREILTVELIGDKTNASSTKWSFRGKKENG; this is encoded by the coding sequence ATGCCGTTTATCAATATTTTTTCGGATTACTCCGCGCTGGATTATGTCTCTGATATTGTAGATATACTCGTAGTATGGTTTGTAATCTATAAACTGATCATGCTGATAAAAGGAACGAAAGCAGTACAATTATTAAAAGGTATTTTTGTCATTATCATAGTGAGAGGCCTTAGTAGTATCTTTGGATTGGATACACTGGGATGGATGATGGAACAAGCCCTCACCTGGGGGTTCCTGGCGATTATCATCATCTTCCAGCCTGAGCTCCGCAGAGCCCTTGAACAGCTCGGAAGGGGCCGTTTATTCTCGAGGTCCGGACTTCAGGAAGAAGAAGAGCAAGAGCAGATGATTGAATCGATGACGAAGGCTGTAAGTTATATGGCAAAGCGTCGAATTGGTGCCCTCCTTACCCTTGAGCGGGAAACAGGGATGAGTGATTATATTGAAACAGGTATACCACTTAATGCCAAGATTACGTCTCAATTACTGATTAATATCTTTATCCCCAATACACCTCTTCATGATGGGGCTGTTATTATTCAAAAGAGTCAAATTGCTGCAGCAGCTTGTTATCTTCCATTGTCGGAAAGCCCATTTATATCAAAAGAATTGGGAACAAGACACCGGGCAGCACTTGGCGTCAGTGAAGTAACAGATAGTATTACAATTGTTGTATCAGAAGAAACGGGAGCTATCTCCATTACGAAAAATGGGGAGTTACATCGCGACCTCTCTTTGGAGCGCTTCAGGGAAATTCTTACGGTAGAGCTCATTGGCGATAAGACGAATGCTTCCTCAACGAAATGGAGCTTTAGGGGGAAGAAAGAAAATGGATAA
- a CDS encoding CdaR family protein — MDKFMESRWFMRIVGLMLAFILYLSVNFDEIQKTANNNTGNSQNAIETIQDVPLEVFYDRENLEVSGLPDTVNVTVEGSRAIVQQAKQVKDFRVYVDLNDIGIGEHQVDIQIDNISEKLDVKLDPDFVNISVQEKVTEEFTVEPQFNESILSNGYEAEGLAVDPKTVKVTGSRDEVERIAYVIATLDLDEEISENVTREARVQVLDREYNKLDVQIAPEVVEVTVSVANPSKSVPVTIKQKGSLPEGTTLESISVEPKEATIFGRQEVLDTVEELLAEIDLSKITKDSTIAVPLALQDGLNKVAPEEVKVKVDVNTTEEKSLTGLKISPQGLAEEYEYTIMSPEEGLVDVALKGENAQVSKVTKDDFSLALDLSGLEPGEHEVEIEAEGPEDIEWTLSQQTVKVEIKEKNTSA; from the coding sequence ATGGATAAATTCATGGAAAGTCGTTGGTTCATGCGTATTGTAGGACTAATGTTGGCATTCATTCTCTATCTATCCGTTAACTTTGATGAAATACAGAAGACGGCTAACAACAATACCGGCAACTCTCAAAATGCGATTGAAACGATCCAGGACGTCCCGCTTGAAGTTTTTTATGATCGTGAGAATTTAGAAGTAAGCGGCTTGCCTGATACGGTGAATGTAACGGTGGAAGGATCCAGGGCGATTGTACAACAAGCTAAACAAGTGAAGGATTTCAGAGTCTATGTGGACTTAAATGATATCGGAATCGGTGAGCATCAGGTTGATATTCAGATTGATAATATTTCCGAAAAACTTGATGTCAAACTCGATCCGGATTTTGTCAATATATCGGTTCAAGAAAAGGTCACAGAAGAATTTACAGTTGAACCTCAATTCAATGAAAGTATTTTATCCAATGGGTATGAAGCAGAAGGACTTGCTGTGGATCCAAAAACAGTGAAAGTGACGGGCTCGAGGGATGAAGTAGAACGAATTGCATATGTCATTGCAACTCTAGATTTAGATGAAGAGATCAGTGAAAATGTGACAAGGGAAGCCCGGGTGCAAGTACTTGACCGTGAGTATAACAAATTAGATGTTCAAATTGCTCCGGAAGTGGTCGAGGTGACCGTTTCGGTTGCGAATCCGAGTAAGAGTGTACCTGTCACCATAAAACAAAAAGGCAGTCTTCCTGAAGGCACAACCCTGGAGTCGATTTCAGTTGAACCTAAAGAGGCAACGATTTTTGGCAGACAGGAAGTATTGGATACAGTGGAAGAATTGCTGGCAGAGATCGATCTTTCAAAGATTACGAAGGACTCAACCATTGCGGTACCACTTGCGTTGCAAGATGGTTTAAATAAAGTGGCCCCTGAGGAAGTGAAGGTGAAGGTTGATGTCAATACAACCGAAGAAAAGAGCCTTACAGGACTTAAAATTTCACCACAGGGATTAGCTGAAGAATATGAGTATACCATCATGTCACCTGAAGAGGGTCTGGTAGACGTAGCGTTGAAGGGTGAGAATGCACAAGTGAGCAAAGTGACGAAAGATGATTTCTCACTGGCGCTCGATCTTTCAGGGCTCGAACCAGGCGAGCATGAGGTGGAAATAGAGGCAGAAGGTCCCGAAGATATAGAATGGACCTTGTCTCAGCAAACAGTAAAAGTAGAAATTAAAGAAAAGAACACATCAGCATAA
- the glmM gene encoding phosphoglucosamine mutase, with protein MGKYFGTDGVRGVANTELTPELAFKLGRFGGYVLTKDATRPKILIGRDTRISGHMLEGALVAGLLSIGAEVMRLGVISTPGVAYLTKALGAQAGVMISASHNPVADNGIKFFGPDGFKLSDDQENEIEGLLDQTVDGLPRPTGADLGQVSDYFEGGQKYLQYLKQSVDEDFDGLHIALDCAHGATSALATHLFADLDADISTMGASPNGLNINEGVGSTHPESLAEMVKEKGADLGLAFDGDGDRIIAIDEHGQIVDGDQIMYICGKYLKSQGQLKQSTVVSTVMSNLGFHKGLEEHGIQSIQTAVGDRYVVEEMKKNGYTLGGEQSGHIIFLDYNTTGDGLLTGIQLVNIMKMTGKSLSELAGEMQKFPQKLVNVRVTDKHHVTDNETVKKVIEKVEEEMNGNGRILVRPSGTEPLVRVMAEAPTEELCERYVNEIVQVVDEEMGLNE; from the coding sequence ATGGGTAAGTATTTTGGAACGGATGGAGTAAGAGGTGTAGCGAATACAGAATTAACACCGGAATTAGCATTTAAGCTTGGACGTTTTGGTGGTTATGTTTTAACAAAGGATGCTACGCGCCCCAAAATATTGATTGGAAGAGATACTCGGATTTCCGGACATATGCTGGAAGGGGCTCTTGTAGCGGGACTTCTATCAATTGGTGCTGAAGTGATGCGTTTGGGTGTGATTTCAACTCCAGGGGTAGCTTACTTAACGAAAGCGTTAGGAGCCCAGGCTGGTGTCATGATTTCTGCTTCTCATAATCCGGTTGCAGATAACGGAATTAAATTCTTCGGACCAGATGGCTTCAAGCTTTCTGATGACCAGGAAAACGAAATTGAAGGTCTATTAGATCAAACCGTTGACGGGCTGCCTCGTCCGACCGGAGCTGACTTAGGACAAGTTAGTGATTATTTCGAAGGTGGACAAAAATATCTGCAGTATTTAAAACAGTCAGTAGACGAAGATTTCGATGGCTTACATATTGCGTTAGACTGTGCACATGGTGCAACGTCCGCTCTTGCTACTCATCTGTTTGCTGATCTGGATGCTGACATCTCGACGATGGGAGCATCACCAAACGGATTAAACATTAATGAAGGTGTTGGGTCTACCCACCCTGAATCACTTGCTGAGATGGTGAAAGAAAAAGGTGCAGACTTAGGACTTGCCTTTGATGGTGATGGAGATCGTATCATCGCGATCGACGAGCATGGACAGATTGTGGACGGAGACCAGATCATGTATATCTGCGGTAAATACTTAAAGTCACAAGGTCAATTGAAACAGTCTACAGTCGTATCTACTGTCATGAGTAATCTTGGCTTCCATAAAGGGCTTGAAGAGCACGGGATTCAAAGCATTCAAACGGCGGTTGGAGATCGCTACGTAGTGGAAGAGATGAAGAAAAATGGCTATACTCTTGGCGGTGAGCAGTCAGGCCACATCATCTTCCTCGATTACAATACAACAGGTGACGGTCTGTTAACGGGGATCCAGCTCGTAAACATTATGAAAATGACCGGTAAATCATTATCTGAACTAGCGGGAGAAATGCAAAAGTTCCCTCAGAAGCTTGTGAATGTGCGAGTGACAGACAAGCATCATGTAACAGATAACGAAACCGTTAAAAAAGTGATTGAAAAGGTTGAAGAAGAAATGAACGGAAATGGCCGTATTCTTGTTCGTCCTTCTGGAACTGAGCCGTTAGTACGTGTAATGGCAGAAGCTCCTACAGAAGAACTTTGCGAGCGGTATGTAAATGAAATCGTACAAGTTGTTGACGAAGAAATGGGTTTAAACGAATAG